One genomic region from Euzebya tangerina encodes:
- a CDS encoding cell wall-binding repeat-containing protein, with the protein MAVRLGLLLVLLVAVLPVAPAPVQAAAPVTAQVVPLAPGSAGPDASFATTGLWTSVDPGPVGAFAMVGLHTPEPVTAEIRTAQTGETFGPWSALPALHDGPDPASAEAQNATSGSWTQPVFTGPADRVEIRVLGELRPGAEVVLLDPFGQDRSWAQRFADGVTQAWSGDEPDPLAPPDPPASPEQPTIISRAEWGADESIVRTEPAYALQVDRAFLHHTVGINGYAREDVPAILRSAQAYHVQSLGWDDLGYNFLIDRFGRIFEGRAGGLTEPVVGSQAAGFNTGSTGIALMGNFEFAGPSPAALDGVVDLVAWLAEIHHFSAHGVAEVRSYGSEKYAEGEIALLDNLVAHRDVKFTTCPGNPIIDQLPTLRDRVDDRLGNQIIDHRADVEAVTLSGGRADVDQVTVRATMSPPGEWEVTLTDPMGTPLGSAAGEGEDVELEVPLAGERFRPGEYTYTVTAAERRTAVGRLPFLAPETDDIGVSPTAVTVDGDGRLGTPVRISGELAPGVAWVVEVLDPGGEPVFQQEGEGDVDVVWRDQAIGPGRYAVEVTVDEFVTLTRPVDLTLDLFRRVGDVDDAIGAAVAISATTFDDGTVDRAVIARHDVFADALAGGPLAGGAGPLLLTTSDHLDPRVADELDRILSTDAVIYVLGGTAAIDSAVTSELVRDHGGVRRLAGPTRIDTAAAIAGQVVAESGATTAMIARAGPDDAAPWADALAGGAYGAAAGVPVLLSDQEALSPQTRDALRDLGIEQTLILGGQAALSQAVAFDLPDGTRLAGPDRTATAVAIAQDLWTDRTSGVILAEGFEADAWAYALASAPLSARHDAPLILTQGEQLSSAAAAFLTDRDLDPVTVVGRPSLVSDAVTTEATALLD; encoded by the coding sequence GTGGCCGTCAGGCTTGGCCTCCTGCTCGTCCTGCTCGTGGCGGTTCTGCCCGTTGCACCTGCGCCGGTGCAGGCGGCGGCCCCCGTCACCGCACAGGTCGTTCCGTTGGCGCCGGGGTCGGCCGGCCCGGACGCGTCGTTTGCCACCACCGGTCTCTGGACCTCGGTCGACCCCGGTCCGGTCGGGGCCTTCGCGATGGTTGGTCTGCACACCCCGGAGCCGGTCACTGCCGAGATTCGGACCGCTCAAACCGGTGAGACGTTCGGTCCCTGGTCCGCACTGCCGGCTCTGCACGACGGCCCCGATCCTGCCAGCGCCGAAGCGCAGAACGCGACGTCTGGCAGTTGGACCCAGCCCGTCTTCACGGGGCCGGCCGATCGCGTGGAGATCAGGGTTCTCGGCGAACTGCGTCCCGGGGCGGAGGTGGTGCTGCTCGATCCGTTCGGTCAGGACCGCAGTTGGGCGCAGCGGTTTGCCGACGGTGTGACCCAGGCCTGGTCCGGGGACGAACCGGACCCCCTGGCACCTCCCGATCCGCCGGCCAGTCCGGAGCAGCCGACGATCATCAGCCGCGCGGAGTGGGGTGCCGACGAGAGCATCGTCCGGACGGAGCCCGCGTACGCCCTGCAGGTCGACCGGGCCTTCCTGCACCACACCGTCGGGATCAATGGCTACGCGCGCGAGGACGTCCCGGCCATCCTCCGGTCGGCGCAGGCCTACCACGTCCAGAGCCTGGGCTGGGACGACCTCGGCTACAACTTCCTCATCGATCGCTTCGGCCGGATCTTCGAGGGCCGGGCGGGAGGACTGACGGAGCCGGTGGTCGGCTCCCAGGCTGCCGGGTTCAACACCGGGTCGACCGGCATCGCGCTGATGGGCAACTTCGAGTTCGCCGGCCCCTCGCCAGCCGCGCTGGACGGTGTGGTCGACCTCGTGGCCTGGCTGGCGGAGATCCACCACTTCTCCGCCCACGGCGTGGCCGAGGTGCGCAGCTACGGCTCGGAGAAGTACGCCGAGGGGGAGATCGCACTCCTCGACAACCTGGTGGCCCACCGCGACGTCAAGTTCACGACGTGTCCCGGCAACCCGATCATCGACCAACTGCCGACGTTGCGGGACCGCGTGGACGACCGGCTGGGGAACCAGATCATCGATCACCGGGCGGACGTGGAGGCCGTCACCCTCAGCGGTGGCCGCGCCGATGTCGATCAGGTGACGGTGCGCGCCACGATGAGCCCGCCCGGGGAGTGGGAGGTGACCTTGACCGATCCCATGGGCACACCGCTCGGCTCCGCGGCCGGGGAGGGGGAGGACGTCGAGTTGGAGGTGCCCCTGGCTGGAGAGCGATTCCGGCCGGGCGAGTACACCTACACGGTGACCGCGGCTGAACGTCGTACGGCCGTCGGGCGGCTGCCGTTCCTCGCGCCGGAGACCGACGACATCGGCGTCTCACCCACCGCGGTCACGGTCGACGGCGACGGACGGTTGGGAACACCGGTGCGGATCTCGGGCGAGCTTGCCCCGGGTGTCGCGTGGGTGGTCGAGGTCCTGGATCCTGGCGGCGAGCCGGTCTTCCAGCAGGAGGGCGAGGGCGACGTCGATGTGGTGTGGCGCGATCAGGCCATCGGACCGGGCCGGTACGCCGTTGAGGTCACGGTCGACGAGTTCGTGACCCTGACCCGGCCGGTCGACCTCACCCTCGACCTCTTCCGCCGGGTCGGCGACGTCGATGACGCCATCGGTGCGGCGGTTGCGATCAGTGCCACGACGTTCGATGACGGCACGGTGGACCGTGCGGTGATCGCTCGGCACGACGTGTTCGCCGATGCGTTGGCCGGTGGACCGCTGGCCGGCGGGGCTGGACCACTGCTGCTGACCACATCCGACCACCTCGACCCTCGTGTGGCGGACGAGCTCGACCGGATCCTGTCGACCGACGCCGTCATCTATGTCCTTGGTGGGACAGCGGCCATCGACTCGGCGGTCACCTCCGAGTTGGTCCGGGACCACGGCGGCGTCCGCCGGCTGGCGGGCCCCACGCGGATCGACACCGCGGCCGCCATCGCGGGCCAGGTGGTCGCCGAGTCCGGCGCGACGACGGCGATGATCGCGCGGGCAGGGCCGGACGACGCCGCGCCGTGGGCTGATGCGCTCGCCGGCGGGGCCTACGGCGCCGCGGCCGGGGTGCCGGTGCTCCTCAGCGACCAGGAGGCTCTGTCGCCGCAGACCCGCGACGCACTGCGCGACCTGGGCATCGAGCAGACGCTCATCCTCGGTGGTCAAGCAGCGCTGTCTCAGGCGGTTGCGTTCGACCTACCGGATGGCACCCGGTTGGCGGGACCGGACCGCACGGCCACTGCAGTGGCCATCGCCCAGGACCTGTGGACCGACCGGACCAGCGGGGTCATCCTGGCCGAGGGTTTCGAGGCGGACGCCTGGGCCTACGCCTTGGCCTCCGCGCCGCTGTCGGCCCGCCACGATGCCCCCCTGATCCTGACCCAGGGGGAGCAGCTGTCGTCGGCCGCCGCGGCGTTCCTCACCGATCGGGATCTCGATCCGGTCACGGTGGTCGGACGGCCGTCGTTGGTCTCCGACGCGGTCACGACCGAGGCCACCGCGCTGCTGGACTGA
- a CDS encoding sensor histidine kinase yields the protein MSVLTDLLGETDLSTHEVRHIRHLLAEWQIVADLSFADLLLFVPAKEGQDAGYRCIGQMRPYTAQTIYVDDLVGDFFLRHQRPMVGRGFAEGRVIRDADPDWSTGVPVREEAIPVGYGNRIIAVISREANVATARSPSQLELTYLQAASQLAVMMAAGTFPYAVGDRPEDSDASPRVGDGIIRINAGGTVTYASPNAISAYRRLGHVDAVHGQNIADIDPRPGDAHAALDGNIAVMEEIEHDGSVVLRRFMPLLEGDQLTGALVLVRDITERRRHQKALRVKDATIREIHHRVKNNLQTVASLLRLQGRRMASDEGREALAESVRRISSIALVHEILSREARQEAMFSEIATRIVDMLREGLVSPDTPVEFTVTGDPGELPAEVATPLALVLTELVQNSVEHAFVEFDFSARRGAVDIAFDRHSSTLSIIVSDNGRGLPEGVTLESLSNLGLQIVRTLVGSELGGTLHSLEPEQGTAVEIVIPLQVSG from the coding sequence ATGAGCGTGCTGACGGACCTGCTGGGTGAGACCGATCTGTCCACGCACGAGGTTCGTCACATCCGTCACCTGCTGGCCGAGTGGCAGATCGTGGCCGACCTGTCCTTCGCCGATCTGCTGCTGTTCGTGCCGGCCAAGGAGGGCCAGGACGCCGGGTACCGCTGCATCGGTCAGATGCGGCCCTACACCGCTCAGACGATCTACGTCGACGACCTGGTCGGCGACTTCTTCCTCCGGCACCAACGGCCGATGGTGGGCCGGGGGTTCGCCGAGGGGCGGGTCATCCGCGACGCCGACCCGGACTGGTCGACCGGTGTGCCGGTCCGGGAGGAGGCCATCCCGGTGGGATACGGCAACCGCATCATCGCCGTGATCAGCCGCGAGGCCAACGTCGCCACGGCCCGGTCGCCCTCCCAGTTGGAACTCACCTACCTGCAGGCTGCCTCCCAGTTGGCCGTGATGATGGCGGCCGGCACGTTCCCCTACGCGGTCGGTGACCGACCCGAGGACAGCGACGCCTCCCCACGCGTCGGCGACGGCATCATCCGGATCAACGCCGGCGGGACGGTCACGTACGCCTCGCCCAACGCCATCAGCGCCTACCGTCGGCTGGGGCACGTCGACGCGGTTCACGGCCAGAACATCGCCGACATCGACCCCCGGCCGGGCGACGCCCACGCCGCCCTGGACGGCAACATCGCGGTGATGGAGGAGATCGAGCACGACGGCTCGGTGGTCCTCCGCCGATTCATGCCGCTGCTGGAGGGCGATCAACTCACCGGCGCGCTGGTCCTCGTCCGCGACATCACCGAGCGGCGGCGGCACCAGAAGGCCCTCCGCGTCAAGGACGCGACGATCCGCGAGATCCACCACCGGGTGAAGAACAACCTGCAGACGGTGGCCTCGCTCCTCCGACTGCAAGGCCGTCGCATGGCCAGCGACGAGGGGCGGGAGGCCCTGGCTGAGTCCGTCCGCCGCATCTCCTCCATCGCACTGGTCCACGAGATCCTGTCGCGGGAGGCGCGGCAGGAGGCGATGTTCTCCGAGATCGCGACTCGGATCGTCGACATGCTCCGCGAAGGGCTGGTCTCACCCGACACCCCCGTCGAGTTCACCGTGACCGGCGACCCTGGGGAGTTGCCGGCGGAGGTGGCCACACCCCTGGCTCTGGTCCTGACCGAACTGGTGCAGAACTCCGTCGAGCACGCGTTCGTCGAGTTCGACTTCTCCGCCCGGCGTGGCGCCGTCGACATTGCGTTCGACCGGCACTCGAGCACCCTGTCCATCATCGTGTCGGACAACGGACGGGGCCTACCCGAGGGCGTGACGCTCGAGTCCCTCTCCAACCTGGGTCTGCAGATCGTCCGGACCCTGGTGGGCAGTGAGTTGGGCGGCACCCTGCACAGCCTGGAGCCGGAGCAGGGCACCGCCGTCGAGATCGTGATCCCCCTGCAGGTGAGCGGCTGA
- a CDS encoding O-acetylhomoserine aminocarboxypropyltransferase/cysteine synthase family protein: MRDETIALHTGYEPEPTTKSVAVPIYQTVAYEFDDAQHGADLFNLAVPGNIYTRIMNPTTDVLEQRVAALEGGVAALGVSAGSAAINYSVLTIAKAGDNIVSVPMLYGGTYTLFRHMLPELGIDCRFADSDSPDDLEAKIDGDTKAVFLESIGNPAGNIPDLEAIAEMAHRHGVPVIVDNTVATPALIKPIQWGADIVVHSLTKYMGGHGTTLGGIIVDGGTFPWADHADKYPGLTQPEPAYHGVVYTDALGPAAYIGRARTVALRNTGSAIAPTSAWQILQGIETLNLRMERHTANAQAVAEFLEGHASVEWVEYGGLEGSINHEMAKKYTAGRPSALLTFGITGGFEAGERFYDALELFTRLVNIGDTKSLAAHPASTTHRQLSEEELVTAGVTPDMIRLCIGIEHIDDILADLEQALKASA, encoded by the coding sequence ATGCGCGACGAAACCATCGCACTCCACACCGGGTACGAGCCCGAGCCCACCACCAAGTCCGTAGCCGTCCCGATCTACCAGACGGTCGCGTACGAGTTCGACGACGCCCAGCACGGCGCCGACCTGTTCAACCTGGCCGTGCCCGGCAACATCTACACGCGGATCATGAACCCCACGACCGACGTGCTCGAGCAGCGCGTCGCGGCGCTCGAGGGCGGTGTCGCAGCCCTCGGGGTCAGCGCTGGCAGCGCAGCCATCAACTACTCGGTGCTGACCATCGCCAAGGCCGGCGACAACATCGTCAGCGTCCCCATGCTCTACGGCGGCACCTACACCCTGTTCCGCCACATGCTCCCCGAGCTCGGCATCGACTGCCGCTTCGCCGACAGCGACTCGCCGGACGACCTGGAAGCCAAGATCGACGGGGACACCAAGGCCGTCTTCCTGGAATCGATCGGCAACCCCGCTGGCAATATCCCCGACCTCGAGGCCATCGCGGAGATGGCCCACCGGCATGGCGTCCCCGTGATCGTCGACAACACCGTTGCGACGCCGGCGCTGATCAAGCCGATCCAGTGGGGCGCCGACATCGTGGTCCACTCCCTGACCAAGTACATGGGCGGCCACGGCACCACCCTGGGTGGGATCATCGTCGACGGTGGGACCTTCCCGTGGGCCGACCACGCCGACAAGTACCCGGGGCTCACCCAGCCCGAGCCGGCCTATCACGGCGTCGTCTACACCGACGCGCTCGGCCCGGCCGCCTACATCGGCCGTGCCCGGACCGTGGCGCTGCGCAACACCGGGTCCGCGATCGCCCCGACCAGTGCGTGGCAGATCCTCCAGGGCATCGAGACGCTCAACCTCCGGATGGAGCGACACACCGCCAACGCCCAGGCCGTTGCCGAGTTCCTGGAGGGGCACGCAAGCGTCGAGTGGGTCGAGTACGGCGGGTTGGAGGGCTCGATCAACCACGAGATGGCCAAGAAGTACACGGCCGGCCGTCCCTCGGCGCTGCTGACGTTCGGGATCACGGGTGGCTTCGAAGCTGGCGAGCGGTTCTATGACGCCCTGGAGCTCTTCACCCGCCTGGTCAACATCGGTGACACCAAGTCGCTTGCGGCCCACCCCGCGTCGACGACGCACCGTCAGCTGAGCGAGGAGGAGTTGGTGACCGCCGGCGTCACGCCGGACATGATCCGGCTCTGCATCGGCATCGAGCACATCGACGACATCCTGGCCGACCTGGAGCAGGCCCTGAAAGCCAGCGCCTAG
- a CDS encoding WhiB family transcriptional regulator: MTWRSRSACLNVDPELFFPIGSTGPAVEQTARAKAVCNSCEVVAECLEWALDTNQDAGVWGALNEDERRALRRQRQRRRRLAS, encoded by the coding sequence CTGACCTGGCGCAGTAGATCCGCGTGTCTCAACGTCGACCCCGAGTTGTTCTTCCCGATCGGGAGCACGGGGCCGGCCGTCGAGCAGACTGCTCGAGCCAAGGCCGTGTGCAACTCGTGTGAGGTCGTCGCGGAGTGTCTGGAGTGGGCGCTGGACACCAACCAGGACGCTGGTGTCTGGGGTGCGCTGAACGAGGACGAGCGGCGCGCGCTGCGTCGGCAACGGCAACGTCGGCGTCGCCTGGCCAGCTAG
- a CDS encoding sulfite oxidase: protein MSDLQRTVVDELNEGTPLEALDGRLLDPEQFYVRSHFPTPVGLEAGYRLTISGLVGDPIQLTVDELRQLPQRELNVTLECAGNGRTALDPKAPGTPWGFGAAGVATWAGVSVRDVLDRAAFDPQAMHLLAIGADSGEEDGAVIPYSRSLPLSRALHPDTLLALDMDGRPLTTEHGAPVRLIVPGFYAMASVKWVVELSVRQAEFHGWFHQERYCYLEDSLAGEGAPVTEMRVRSIIASPGEDEDLRAGQATTIRGSAWSAQEGVSAVAVSTDGGRTWIDAELGESQGKYAARGWTCAWTPDQPGTYEVWSRATDGHGRSQPLTQRWNRLGYGNNIVHKRRLTVS from the coding sequence ATGAGCGATCTCCAACGGACCGTCGTCGACGAGCTGAACGAGGGCACGCCCCTGGAGGCCCTGGACGGGAGGCTGCTCGACCCCGAGCAGTTCTACGTCCGCAGCCACTTCCCCACACCGGTCGGTCTGGAGGCCGGCTACCGCCTCACCATCTCCGGCCTGGTGGGTGACCCCATCCAACTGACCGTCGACGAGCTGCGGCAGCTGCCCCAGCGAGAGCTGAACGTGACGCTCGAGTGTGCCGGCAACGGGCGGACGGCCCTCGACCCGAAGGCCCCTGGCACCCCGTGGGGCTTCGGTGCCGCCGGTGTCGCCACCTGGGCCGGGGTCTCGGTCAGGGATGTGCTGGACCGCGCGGCCTTCGACCCGCAGGCCATGCACCTGCTTGCGATCGGCGCCGACTCCGGTGAGGAGGACGGTGCCGTCATCCCCTACTCACGGTCGCTGCCGCTCTCGCGTGCCCTGCACCCCGACACGTTGCTGGCCCTCGACATGGACGGGCGGCCGCTCACCACGGAGCACGGCGCCCCGGTCCGACTGATCGTGCCGGGCTTCTACGCCATGGCATCGGTCAAGTGGGTCGTCGAGCTGAGCGTGCGGCAGGCCGAGTTCCACGGCTGGTTCCACCAGGAGCGCTACTGCTACCTCGAGGACTCGTTGGCGGGGGAGGGTGCCCCGGTCACCGAGATGCGCGTGCGGTCGATCATCGCCTCACCCGGTGAGGACGAGGACCTCCGTGCCGGTCAGGCGACCACCATCCGAGGGTCGGCCTGGTCGGCACAGGAGGGGGTCTCCGCCGTCGCCGTCAGCACGGACGGCGGGCGGACCTGGATCGATGCCGAGTTGGGCGAGTCCCAGGGCAAGTACGCCGCACGTGGCTGGACCTGCGCGTGGACCCCCGACCAGCCAGGGACCTACGAGGTGTGGTCCCGGGCCACCGACGGCCATGGGCGCAGCCAACCCCTCACCCAGCGCTGGAACCGCCTGGGGTACGGCAACAACATCGTGCACAAGCGACGGCTGACGGTGAGCTGA
- a CDS encoding LLM class flavin-dependent oxidoreductase: protein MSWFGALCDDDYEFLGQPDPSLQSSYEHCRDITLTADRAGYDNILLPSGYQLGIDTVAFASAVAPQVETMQLLTAVRMGEMWVPQLARQLATIDQMLDGRLTINIISSDIPGETLESAPRYQRTVEWMKVLRALLNRESVEMHGDFLDLELDPPRIGTVSGTCPPFYFGGFSDNAKQVAAEEADVFLTWPDTVASVGETIADMNGRAAEFDRTLAYGLRAHVIVRETEGAAVDAANRLVSKLDDEVGAGIKAKSLDTQSVGVSRQNELRANASSDGFAEENLWTGVGRARSGAGAAIVGDPDQVLAKLRAYQEVGVNAFILSGYPHIAECQLFAEHVLQRIDHAPLRHSLATV from the coding sequence ATCTCGTGGTTCGGCGCCCTGTGCGACGACGACTACGAGTTCCTCGGCCAACCCGACCCGTCCCTGCAGTCCAGCTACGAGCACTGCCGCGACATCACCCTGACCGCCGACCGGGCCGGGTATGACAACATCCTGCTGCCGTCCGGCTATCAGCTGGGGATCGACACGGTCGCCTTCGCCAGCGCCGTGGCGCCGCAGGTCGAGACGATGCAGCTGCTGACGGCTGTCCGCATGGGTGAGATGTGGGTGCCGCAGTTGGCACGGCAGCTCGCCACCATCGATCAGATGCTGGATGGCCGCCTGACGATCAACATCATCTCCTCCGACATCCCCGGTGAGACCCTCGAGTCGGCGCCCCGGTACCAGCGGACCGTGGAGTGGATGAAGGTCCTGCGTGCCCTGCTGAACCGCGAGTCCGTGGAGATGCACGGTGACTTCCTGGACCTGGAGCTGGACCCGCCGCGGATCGGCACGGTCTCCGGAACGTGCCCACCCTTCTACTTCGGCGGCTTCAGCGACAACGCCAAGCAGGTCGCGGCCGAGGAGGCGGACGTCTTCCTGACCTGGCCGGACACCGTCGCCTCGGTCGGTGAGACGATCGCGGACATGAACGGGCGTGCGGCCGAGTTCGACCGGACCCTGGCCTACGGGCTGCGCGCACACGTGATCGTGCGGGAGACCGAAGGGGCTGCGGTTGATGCCGCGAACCGACTGGTGTCAAAGCTCGACGACGAGGTGGGGGCCGGCATCAAGGCCAAGTCCCTCGACACCCAGTCAGTTGGCGTCAGCCGGCAGAACGAGCTGCGCGCCAACGCCTCCTCCGACGGGTTCGCCGAGGAGAACCTGTGGACCGGCGTCGGCCGGGCCCGGTCGGGAGCGGGCGCGGCCATCGTCGGCGACCCCGATCAGGTCCTCGCGAAGTTGCGGGCCTATCAGGAGGTCGGGGTCAACGCCTTCATCCTGTCCGGCTACCCCCACATCGCGGAGTGCCAGCTGTTCGCCGAGCACGTGCTGCAGCGCATCGATCACGCGCCGCTGCGACACTCCCTCGCGACGGTCTGA
- a CDS encoding aldo/keto reductase yields the protein MSEPLTTTRRTAVGQFTVTRLAFGCWRLVDMSTSEAAARINACLDADITLIDTADVYGLDWGGSGFGAAEELLGQVLAADATIRDRIVLASKGGIIPGVPYDSSEEYLRQAVEASLRRLQTETIDLYQIHRPDLYTHPADLAGTLTALREEGKIREIGVSNVTPAQSRALAAHLDVPLASTQPQFSAAHLDPLQDGTLDLAMELDMAVLAWSPLHGGALVSGDDVRPELVGVLDRLAERESCSRADIAHAWILAHPSGAMPILGTQNVDRIAAAPDVFDITLTRPDVYDIIEASQGAPLP from the coding sequence ATGTCTGAGCCCCTGACGACCACCCGCAGAACCGCCGTCGGCCAGTTCACCGTCACCCGCCTCGCCTTCGGCTGCTGGCGACTGGTCGACATGTCGACGTCCGAGGCGGCCGCCCGCATCAACGCCTGTCTGGACGCCGACATCACCCTGATCGACACGGCCGACGTCTACGGCCTCGATTGGGGCGGCTCGGGGTTCGGCGCGGCCGAGGAGCTGCTCGGCCAGGTGCTGGCCGCCGACGCCACGATCAGGGATCGGATCGTGCTGGCCTCCAAGGGCGGGATCATCCCCGGCGTGCCGTACGACTCGAGCGAGGAGTACCTCCGTCAGGCCGTGGAGGCGTCCCTGCGACGGCTCCAGACCGAGACGATCGACCTGTACCAGATCCATCGACCCGATCTCTACACCCACCCGGCCGATCTGGCTGGGACGTTGACCGCACTGCGGGAGGAGGGAAAGATCCGCGAGATCGGCGTCAGCAACGTCACGCCGGCCCAGTCACGTGCCCTGGCGGCCCACCTGGACGTGCCGCTGGCGAGCACCCAGCCGCAGTTCTCGGCCGCGCACCTGGATCCGCTGCAGGACGGGACCCTGGACCTGGCCATGGAGCTGGACATGGCCGTGCTGGCCTGGTCCCCGCTGCACGGCGGCGCCCTGGTCTCCGGCGACGACGTACGACCCGAGTTGGTGGGCGTCCTCGACCGGCTCGCCGAGCGCGAGTCGTGCAGCCGCGCCGACATCGCCCACGCCTGGATCCTGGCCCACCCATCCGGCGCCATGCCGATCCTCGGCACGCAGAACGTCGACCGGATCGCCGCAGCGCCCGACGTCTTCGACATCACCCTCACCCGTCCCGACGTCTACGACATCATCGAAGCCTCCCAAGGAGCACCCCTACCGTGA
- a CDS encoding Gfo/Idh/MocA family protein — MGEIRYGIVGAGMMGQEHIMNLRHLDGAVVTAVADPHEPSRAAAAEVLAGADVTYVEDHHELLASGRVDAVVVATPNMTHRDILLDLLETDLHILVEKPLCTTVEDCRTVIAAAEGREALTWVGLEYRFMPPVARLVEEVQKGTTGPLRMVSVREHRFPFLPKVDDWNRFNENTGGTLVEKACHFFDLMNLLTAATPVRVLASGGQDVNFLNESYDGRTPDILDNAYVIVEYDSGARAVLDLCMFAEAGRDQSQIIVVGDAATVESRLPVSEFSIGRRGESWFSPDVETATAPEVPYMGHHEGSSYVEHTMFRDAIRSGIRPEVSLKDGLLSVAMGVAAHRSIEERRAVTMAEVLDPAG; from the coding sequence ATGGGTGAGATTCGGTACGGCATCGTCGGGGCCGGGATGATGGGCCAGGAGCACATCATGAACCTCCGGCACCTCGACGGGGCAGTGGTCACGGCGGTGGCAGACCCGCACGAGCCGTCACGTGCTGCAGCCGCCGAGGTCCTTGCCGGAGCGGATGTCACCTACGTCGAAGACCACCACGAGCTCCTCGCCTCCGGCCGGGTCGACGCCGTCGTTGTCGCCACGCCGAACATGACGCACCGGGACATCCTGCTCGACCTCTTGGAGACGGACCTGCACATCCTGGTCGAGAAGCCGCTGTGCACCACCGTCGAGGACTGCCGGACGGTCATCGCCGCCGCCGAGGGCCGCGAGGCGCTCACCTGGGTGGGCCTGGAGTACCGCTTCATGCCGCCGGTGGCCCGACTGGTCGAGGAGGTCCAGAAGGGGACGACCGGACCACTGCGGATGGTCTCCGTCAGGGAGCACCGCTTCCCGTTCCTGCCGAAGGTGGACGACTGGAACCGGTTCAACGAGAACACAGGCGGGACGCTGGTCGAGAAGGCCTGCCACTTCTTCGACCTGATGAACCTGCTCACGGCGGCCACACCGGTCCGAGTCCTCGCGTCCGGCGGGCAGGACGTCAACTTCCTGAACGAGTCCTACGACGGTCGGACACCGGACATCCTGGACAACGCCTACGTGATCGTGGAGTACGACAGCGGTGCTCGGGCCGTCCTCGATCTGTGCATGTTCGCGGAAGCGGGCCGTGATCAGTCCCAGATCATCGTCGTGGGTGACGCCGCCACCGTGGAGTCGCGGCTGCCCGTCTCGGAGTTCTCGATCGGTCGACGGGGTGAGTCGTGGTTCTCACCCGACGTGGAGACCGCCACCGCACCGGAGGTGCCCTACATGGGGCACCACGAGGGCTCCAGCTACGTCGAGCACACGATGTTCCGGGACGCGATCCGAAGCGGCATTCGTCCGGAGGTGTCGCTGAAGGACGGGCTGCTCTCCGTCGCGATGGGAGTCGCGGCCCACCGCTCGATCGAGGAGCGGCGGGCCGTGACGATGGCTGAGGTCCTGGACCCTGCCGGTTAA
- a CDS encoding carbohydrate ABC transporter permease, translating to MSSSTVPEPVVVEKKADPFSERSDVGLPPSDAGDGPTDKAYRWLKSLPTGALWIIVAIWTLPSLSLFINSFRTRDAQRTSGWWADLFNGEAYTLENYNTVLSADASASLTDAFLNSAAVTLPATVIPIAIAAFAAYAFAWIDFKGRKVLFIATVSLLAVPLQVALIPMLQLYVGGAHLTIPLLEKTITLIPDFDLAGTTTAVWLTHTGFGLPFAIFLLHNYISGLPRELFESARIDGADHFTVFWRLVLPLSMPVLAAFGIFQFLWVWNDYLIANTMAGSNPEALVMTIRIANLAGDFGRNEHLLPAAAFVQTVMPLIVFFGLQRYFVSGVLAGSVKG from the coding sequence ATGAGCAGCAGCACTGTTCCCGAGCCCGTTGTCGTCGAGAAGAAGGCCGACCCGTTCTCCGAGCGCAGCGACGTCGGCCTCCCGCCATCTGACGCGGGCGACGGACCCACCGACAAGGCCTATCGGTGGCTGAAGAGCCTGCCGACCGGCGCCCTGTGGATCATCGTGGCGATCTGGACCCTGCCGTCCCTGTCGCTGTTCATCAACTCGTTCCGCACCCGTGATGCCCAGCGCACATCGGGCTGGTGGGCTGATCTGTTCAACGGGGAGGCCTACACCCTCGAGAACTACAACACGGTCCTGTCGGCCGATGCCAGTGCCAGCCTGACGGACGCGTTCCTCAACTCAGCGGCCGTGACCCTCCCCGCGACGGTCATCCCGATCGCGATCGCGGCGTTCGCGGCCTACGCCTTCGCCTGGATCGACTTCAAGGGCCGCAAGGTCCTGTTCATCGCAACCGTCTCACTGCTGGCAGTGCCGCTGCAGGTGGCGCTGATCCCGATGCTGCAGCTCTACGTGGGCGGCGCACACCTGACGATCCCGCTGCTCGAGAAGACGATCACGCTGATTCCCGACTTCGACCTGGCCGGGACCACCACGGCGGTGTGGCTGACCCACACCGGGTTCGGGCTGCCCTTCGCGATCTTCCTGCTGCACAACTACATCTCGGGCCTGCCGCGAGAGCTGTTCGAGTCAGCACGCATCGACGGGGCCGACCACTTCACCGTGTTCTGGCGGCTGGTCCTGCCGTTGTCCATGCCGGTGCTGGCGGCCTTCGGGATCTTCCAGTTCCTGTGGGTCTGGAACGACTACCTGATCGCCAACACCATGGCGGGCTCCAACCCGGAGGCGCTGGTGATGACGATCCGCATCGCCAACCTGGCCGGTGACTTCGGCCGGAACGAGCATCTGCTGCCGGCGGCGGCGTTCGTGCAGACCGTCATGCCACTGATCGTGTTCTTCGGCCTCCAGCGCTACTTCGTCAGCGGTGTGCTGGCGGGCAGCGTGAAGGGTTAA